In Paraburkholderia terrae, a genomic segment contains:
- a CDS encoding molybdopterin oxidoreductase family protein yields MEHKARTQNEKLEVKTTTCYMCACRCGIRVHLRDGEVRYIDGNPEHPLNQGVICAKGSSGIMKQYSPARLTQPLMRKPDALRGTAQFEPVSWDVAFDVLEKRLAHIRATDPKKFALFTGRDQMQALTGLFAKQFGTPNYAAHGGFCSVNMAAGMIYTMGGSFWEFGGPDLDRAKLFFMIGTAEDHHSNPLKIAISKFKRAGGRFIAINPVRTGYAAIADEWVPIRPGTDGALFMALMRELIESNAYDREFVERYTNAGELLDMREDSDTQGLFVCDEDAQACNAMFPQNHLWWDPVSQREVLHHTPGVRPALEGRYALADGTPVAPSFVLLREQLAGCTPEWASEITGIPAETIRRLAGEMADVSRDQKITLPIQWTDAWGETHETVTGAPIAFHAMRGLAGHSNGFQTIRALAVLMSLLGTIDRPGGFRHKSPYPRAVPPSAKPPNSPDDVKPNTPLANGPLGWPAGPEDLFIHDNSEPVRIDKAFSWEYPLAVHGLMHSVITNAWRGDPYPIDTLLIFMANLAWNSSMNTVEVRKMLADRNEDGEYKIPFIVVCDAFQSEMTAFADLILPDTTYLERHDAMSMLDRPISEFDGPVDSVRVPVVPPTGECKPFQEVLIELASRLKFPAFTTPDGQRKYRGYPEFIVNHQTAPGSGVGFLIGWRGKDGKDALVGEPNPKQWEEYAKHNCVYHYTLPETLQYMRNCNGPYLDFAVQKGFRKFNTPIVIALYSDVMQKFRLAAQGKTQGRQPPEHLRARIAQYFDPLPCWHLPLEHAATDHARFPLAAVTQRPMAMYHSWDSQNAWLRQIHGENYLYMNPRTAAAQGIEDGGWIYVESQWGKVRCMARYSEAVEPGTVWTWNAIGKSAGAWNLGPDANESQRGFLLNHLITDEIPVDDPRHVRTSNSDPVTGQAAWYDVRVRIYPAEADADHTLPQFAPMPATMPGMVGTGSGGMIHRIVQTYFAGRGEFAARLKAVQRKTTQRN; encoded by the coding sequence ATGGAGCACAAAGCCCGCACGCAAAACGAGAAGCTGGAAGTCAAGACGACGACCTGCTACATGTGTGCCTGTCGATGCGGCATCCGCGTGCATTTGCGCGACGGTGAGGTGCGCTATATCGACGGCAATCCCGAGCATCCCCTCAACCAGGGCGTGATCTGCGCGAAGGGCTCGTCGGGCATCATGAAGCAGTACTCGCCCGCGCGTCTCACCCAGCCTCTGATGCGCAAGCCCGATGCATTGCGCGGCACGGCGCAGTTCGAGCCGGTGTCATGGGACGTCGCGTTCGACGTGCTCGAAAAGCGTCTCGCGCATATCCGCGCCACCGACCCGAAGAAGTTTGCACTCTTCACCGGCCGCGACCAGATGCAGGCGTTGACAGGCCTGTTCGCGAAGCAGTTCGGCACGCCGAACTACGCGGCTCACGGCGGCTTCTGCTCGGTCAACATGGCGGCGGGCATGATCTATACGATGGGCGGCTCGTTCTGGGAGTTCGGCGGTCCCGATCTCGATCGCGCGAAGCTCTTTTTCATGATCGGCACGGCCGAGGACCATCACTCGAATCCCCTCAAGATCGCGATTTCGAAGTTCAAGCGGGCGGGTGGCCGCTTCATCGCGATCAACCCGGTGCGCACCGGTTACGCGGCGATTGCCGACGAATGGGTGCCGATCCGTCCGGGTACGGATGGCGCGTTGTTCATGGCACTGATGCGTGAGCTGATCGAAAGCAATGCGTATGATCGCGAGTTCGTGGAGCGCTACACGAACGCGGGCGAACTGCTCGACATGCGCGAAGACAGCGACACGCAGGGTCTGTTCGTGTGCGACGAAGACGCGCAGGCGTGCAACGCGATGTTCCCGCAGAACCACCTGTGGTGGGATCCCGTCAGCCAGCGCGAGGTGCTGCATCACACACCGGGTGTGCGGCCGGCGCTCGAAGGGCGCTATGCGCTTGCGGACGGTACGCCCGTCGCGCCTTCGTTCGTGCTGCTGCGCGAACAGCTTGCCGGTTGCACGCCGGAGTGGGCATCGGAGATCACCGGCATTCCGGCCGAAACGATCCGGCGTCTTGCGGGCGAAATGGCCGATGTCTCGCGCGATCAGAAGATCACGCTGCCGATCCAATGGACCGATGCCTGGGGCGAAACGCATGAAACCGTGACGGGCGCGCCGATCGCATTCCACGCGATGCGCGGACTCGCCGGACATTCAAACGGCTTTCAGACGATACGCGCGCTGGCCGTGCTGATGTCGCTGCTCGGCACCATCGACCGGCCGGGCGGCTTCCGGCACAAGTCACCGTATCCGCGCGCGGTGCCGCCGTCGGCCAAACCGCCGAACAGTCCCGACGACGTCAAGCCGAATACGCCGCTCGCGAACGGGCCGCTCGGCTGGCCCGCGGGTCCCGAGGACCTGTTCATCCATGACAACAGCGAGCCCGTGCGTATCGACAAGGCGTTCTCGTGGGAGTATCCGCTCGCCGTGCATGGCCTGATGCATAGCGTGATCACGAACGCATGGCGCGGTGATCCATACCCGATCGATACGCTGCTGATCTTCATGGCCAACCTGGCGTGGAACTCGTCGATGAACACCGTCGAAGTCCGCAAGATGCTCGCGGACCGCAATGAAGACGGCGAGTACAAGATTCCGTTCATCGTCGTCTGCGATGCGTTCCAGTCGGAGATGACGGCATTCGCCGATCTGATCCTGCCCGACACGACGTACCTCGAGCGCCACGACGCGATGTCGATGCTCGACCGTCCGATCTCCGAGTTCGATGGTCCCGTCGATTCCGTGCGCGTGCCCGTCGTGCCGCCGACAGGAGAATGCAAGCCGTTCCAGGAAGTGCTGATCGAACTGGCGAGCCGCCTGAAGTTTCCGGCATTCACGACGCCGGACGGCCAGCGCAAGTATCGCGGCTATCCTGAGTTCATCGTCAATCATCAGACCGCGCCGGGGTCGGGCGTCGGCTTCCTGATCGGCTGGCGCGGCAAGGACGGCAAGGATGCCCTCGTCGGCGAGCCGAATCCGAAGCAGTGGGAAGAGTATGCGAAGCACAACTGCGTCTATCACTACACGCTGCCCGAGACACTGCAGTACATGCGCAACTGCAACGGGCCATACCTTGATTTCGCGGTCCAAAAGGGCTTTCGCAAGTTCAATACGCCGATCGTGATCGCACTGTATTCGGACGTGATGCAGAAGTTCAGGCTCGCCGCGCAGGGCAAGACGCAAGGCCGGCAGCCGCCCGAGCATCTGCGCGCGCGCATCGCGCAGTATTTCGATCCGCTGCCGTGCTGGCATCTGCCGCTAGAACACGCCGCTACTGATCACGCGCGCTTTCCGCTCGCCGCCGTCACGCAGCGTCCGATGGCGATGTATCACTCGTGGGACTCGCAGAACGCGTGGCTGCGCCAGATACACGGCGAGAACTATCTGTACATGAATCCGCGCACGGCCGCCGCGCAAGGCATCGAGGACGGCGGGTGGATCTACGTCGAATCGCAATGGGGCAAGGTGCGTTGCATGGCGCGCTACAGCGAGGCCGTCGAGCCGGGCACGGTATGGACGTGGAACGCGATCGGCAAGTCGGCGGGTGCGTGGAATCTCGGCCCCGATGCCAATGAATCGCAGCGCGGGTTCCTGCTGAATCACCTGATCACGGATGAGATTCCCGTCGACGATCCGCGTCATGTCCGCACGTCGAATTCCGATCCCGTGACAGGCCAGGCCGCCTGGTATGACGTGCGTGTGCGCATCTATCCGGCAGAGGCGGACGCCGACCATACCTTGCCGCAGTTCGCGCCGATGCCTGCCACGATGCCCGGCATGGTCGGCACGGGGTCGGGCGGGATGATCCATCGCATCGTGCAGACCTATTTCGCGGGCCGCGGCGAGTTCGCGGCGCGGCTGAAAGCGGTGCAACGGAAGACGACGCAACGTAACTGA
- a CDS encoding DUF1330 domain-containing protein: MATYIVFTKESTQDQGELDIYQSKVGETFKGHPVKILAAYGPQQVLEGEAPEGVVIVEFPSTAAARAWYDSPAYQEVAQHRFKGARYRAVLVEGV, from the coding sequence ATGGCGACTTATATTGTCTTCACGAAGGAGAGCACGCAGGATCAGGGTGAGCTCGACATCTATCAAAGCAAGGTGGGCGAGACCTTCAAAGGTCATCCTGTCAAGATTCTCGCTGCCTACGGACCTCAACAGGTTCTTGAGGGCGAAGCGCCTGAGGGCGTCGTGATCGTGGAGTTTCCGTCGACTGCGGCCGCGCGTGCGTGGTACGACAGCCCGGCGTATCAGGAAGTCGCACAGCATCGGTTCAAGGGGGCACGCTATCGGGCCGTTCTTGTCGAAGGCGTGTAA
- a CDS encoding dimethyl sulfoxide reductase anchor subunit family protein — MNPAFSVVFLTTLSGAGQGLLIALVGVEAALRLGFGDAAAVPPLMYVVGAALSCLLGVLGLVASFFHLGHPERAWRAIAMWRTSWLSRECLCLPVFLGCTFAYGVAHAFASPYTLAIGAVAVIASALLFVCTGMIYACLRFLQEWATPLTLVNFVMLGCASGFTLATACAALLAPVLVSPLAVAACTLTLTGCVSRGASLARNARLRPKSTVQSATGIRAAHVEQKSRGFTAGAFNLREFFHGKTPQTLKRIKWTFIVAGFIVPFVLVAFGGSVRSIGFSFALLCAASAIQYAGLVAERWFFFAEARHPQNLYYRQA, encoded by the coding sequence ATGAATCCGGCATTTTCAGTGGTGTTCCTGACGACGTTGAGCGGGGCGGGGCAAGGGTTGCTGATCGCGCTGGTCGGCGTCGAAGCAGCGTTGCGGTTGGGCTTCGGCGATGCAGCCGCGGTGCCGCCCCTCATGTATGTCGTCGGCGCGGCGCTGTCGTGCCTGCTTGGTGTGTTGGGACTCGTCGCGTCGTTCTTTCATCTGGGTCATCCCGAGCGTGCGTGGCGGGCCATTGCGATGTGGCGTACTTCGTGGCTCTCGCGCGAATGCCTGTGCCTGCCGGTGTTTCTCGGATGCACGTTCGCTTATGGCGTCGCGCATGCGTTTGCTTCGCCGTATACGCTCGCGATCGGCGCTGTCGCCGTGATCGCGAGTGCCCTGCTGTTCGTCTGCACGGGGATGATCTACGCGTGTCTGCGCTTCCTCCAGGAATGGGCGACGCCGCTCACGCTGGTCAACTTCGTGATGCTCGGCTGCGCGTCAGGCTTTACGCTCGCGACGGCCTGCGCCGCGCTGCTCGCGCCTGTACTCGTTTCGCCGCTTGCGGTGGCGGCGTGTACGTTGACGCTGACGGGTTGCGTCTCGCGCGGTGCATCGCTGGCGCGCAATGCACGGCTCAGGCCGAAATCAACGGTGCAGAGCGCGACGGGTATTCGCGCTGCGCACGTCGAGCAGAAATCGCGCGGGTTCACGGCGGGCGCATTCAATCTGCGCGAGTTCTTTCATGGCAAGACGCCTCAGACGCTGAAGCGCATCAAGTGGACGTTTATCGTTGCCGGCTTCATCGTGCCATTCGTTCTGGTGGCCTTCGGCGGGAGCGTTCGGTCGATTGGCTTTTCGTTCGCGCTGTTGTGTGCCGCGTCCGCGATACAGTACGCGGGGCTTGTCGCCGAGCGGTGGTTTTTCTTCGCTGAAGCGCGGCATCCGCAGAATCTTTATTATCGGCAGGCATAG
- a CDS encoding 4Fe-4S dicluster domain-containing protein, with amino-acid sequence MTQMALVIDLNVCVGCHACVTSCKEWNTSGEAGSLADFRPYDADPSGTFFNRVQTYEAGEFPLTDTIHFPKSCLHCEDPPCVPVCPTGASYKRKEDGLVLVDYDRCIGCKYCAWACPYGAREIDEKRKEMTKCTLCVDRIHNEALPERDRKPACVLACPTSARLFGDIHDPESVVSKAIRERGGYQLMPEWGTRPANHYLPRQKVSTCSGGSCSCKTPSESDEIASVETQVERGELHLASVATRV; translated from the coding sequence ATGACACAGATGGCGCTCGTGATCGATCTGAACGTCTGCGTGGGCTGCCACGCGTGCGTGACGAGCTGCAAGGAGTGGAACACGTCGGGAGAGGCGGGCAGTCTGGCGGATTTTCGTCCGTACGACGCCGATCCGTCCGGCACGTTCTTCAACCGCGTGCAGACCTACGAAGCCGGTGAGTTCCCGCTTACCGACACCATTCATTTTCCGAAGTCGTGCCTGCACTGCGAGGACCCGCCGTGCGTGCCCGTCTGTCCGACCGGGGCAAGCTACAAGCGCAAGGAAGACGGCCTGGTGCTGGTCGACTATGACCGCTGTATCGGCTGCAAGTACTGCGCGTGGGCTTGCCCCTACGGCGCGCGCGAAATCGACGAGAAGCGCAAGGAGATGACCAAATGTACGCTCTGCGTGGACCGCATCCACAACGAGGCGCTGCCCGAGCGCGATCGCAAGCCGGCGTGCGTGCTCGCGTGTCCGACGTCGGCGCGCCTGTTTGGCGATATTCACGATCCGGAATCGGTCGTGTCGAAGGCGATCCGCGAACGGGGCGGTTATCAGCTGATGCCGGAGTGGGGCACGCGGCCCGCGAATCACTATCTGCCGCGCCAGAAGGTGTCGACGTGCAGCGGCGGATCATGTTCGTGCAAGACACCGTCCGAAAGCGACGAAATCGCATCCGTCGAAACGCAGGTCGAACGCGGCGAGCTTCATCTCGCTTCGGTCGCGACGCGGGTCTGA